The Arabidopsis thaliana chromosome 5, partial sequence genomic interval tatatgtgtttaaaatataagtaatATAGTCTTAATTAGTTATCTTAAAGTATGTTGTTTGTCTTTTATGCATCTTcaatttaacaatttttgatGATCATATGGAGTAGGGTGCAAATGGAGCAGGTTGTTATAATACAAGATGTCCTGAATTTTTGTTCAAGTGTCAAAAACTAAATTCTTTGGGCCACAACCTACTGACCCTAAAGGAGAAAAGGGTATATATCTTAGTATTGAACAGGTAACATATACACTTGTCTTAGcattaaatattgttttgtattttatcaaattaatcTAACATAGTGTATTGCTGTGTCtcttttaccattttttaattatccaTTGAAGGATAAAAATTCAGGAAATTGGTGGCTATCAGATGTGAACTTAACAACAGAAGATGATCAAATTGGTTATTGGCCAAAAGAATTGTTTGATCTTATAAGGAATAGCGTGGACATGATTGGAGTTGGCGGGATAGTTCAAGCTTCTCCTTCTGGTGTAAGCCCTCCAATGGGTAACGGTCATAAACCAACTGAAGATGTCAATGCGGCAGCACGCGTCATGAAACTTGAAATTGTAGATTCTAATTATAAGATCCAGGAAAGTGACAAATACAAGTTAGAAAAACTATTAGACAGTGCTAAATGTTATGGCTTAAAAGATGGAAAGGGCATTGTATTGTTCTCATATGGTGGACCTGGAGGACATTCTTGTGGGATCTAATATCACTAAAATGTATGCATTTTTGAGTATTATAAGAAATAATCTGGACTTCACGTTTCATGTTCAACTTCTCAACAAAACTTCACTTCTCACCAACATATCTTACACATCATTTAGAATGCGATGCTGTAGACACCCGATTAGATTTccttataaaataatataatacagACCAAATCTGAGGATTCAAGGTTAATGAAACTGCTATGCAAAAAGCTTATTACATCCAGTAACAAGGATTTAAAAGTACTCTCTAACCATCAATATACGGTATGGTATATGCATGTCAGATTCACTAATCATTGATGCATGATTGAAAGCATTCATTGTGTacgtttggtttatttttattcttgtgtttatcattatatatactGACAGCGTGGTACTATTTAGTGGACATTTATGGGGAAAGACCAGAGTCTGTGTGTTTATTATGGAGTTGCACAACATTATATTACGTAATCTCTCTCGGCtgtatttttctcattttgttgTAGCACACAAGTTTTCCTTTGTAAGGAGAACGtcgaaatttgattttaaatttcctcttctgtcAGTCTAtaataaacttgattttgaatctttaattaattgttggctttgtctcttctttttcttttttctgataAAAACTAAACTGTTAAAATTGACTTGTAACCTTTATCACATTcacataataattaatcaaaagagGCTTAGAGTTTCCAGAGATTTGTCCTAAAAATCGATCTGAATACTGACTAATAAGATTACATATCCAACAGGATAAAAGCATGAGGACATCTTCCACAATCCGATAAATAGATAAGGTTTTTGCTGGAGAAGCAGTATAAAAATCCTTCACAGCTTTGCGTCTTATGCTCTTGAAGAGAAGATCAAAGAGACTTACTTTACTTGCTACCAAAAGTACTCGGTTCCACCTATCAGGACTCAACACTCCAGCTGCCAGATAAACAAATTTAGAGATTCCATATGTAAATCATATTCAGTACTAGATAAATTACCATATGGGACAGAGATACAAACCTTTTTGCAACCAAAATCATCCGACTCCAGTTGTTCACCAGAGATCGCCTTTCTCTCCATCATCATCCAAATGAGCCACGGCAATACGCTGATCCACAGAAGCATTTCCTTTTGCCATATAAAGGATTGCCATTTTGAGTCCCACTTGGTCTAGATACTCCATAGTCGTAAGTTAACTCAGTCATTGGAGGGATGTGAGAAATGGCAAAGAAGGCCACATGCACAAAGAGTTGACTGTTATTTTCATAACTAACCGGCTGCCAGAAAACATTAGGTGAGCAACTATGATTCATGAATCGGGCAACGTTCCCAACATTCTTAGCACTGATTATCAGTGGCAGCGGgatttcagattcttcagaCATCTCTTCACAAGCATCTTCGTCTGCTAAGCCAGGTTCGTAGTTCCACTTGAAAGGGTTATACACATTGGTTGTATCAAAAGTATAATCATCATTAGCCATAGTTTGCTGCACCTTTGATTTGTCTTTGGCCTCACCTACATAGATACATATAAAAGAACCAGCACGAATAGCATCCCATGACCGCAATCCCCATCCTCTATTCGCTGTCTTGAAAACTTCCAGCCTCACTTTTACTCCCATTTGAGTCACCTTGTTTTTGCAAGTCGAGCACGGGCAAGATGGACTGCATTCATATATCATAGGCTTTCGGCTAACTAGAATTCCATTACCGGTGTAGGGGAAGTCACCTCCATTTTTCCTTATGCAGTGACAATCCAAGTTCCCTGGTTTGCATAAGTTGGCACAATCACATCCAAAAGAAGGCTGCATCAGCTTAAACGACTCTGAGTATTTCACAGTTGTGGAGTAGGTGAAATAAGCAGGCCCATTGTCGGTATCAACTTCGTTAACAAGTGAAACAGGTATGCTTTCAACCCCGGAAGTCATATCGGGAAGAATGAGTCCTTGCCTTGAAGGCACACCCGTCTTCCATTTCTGGATTGCAGTCCATGAAGCAAATGCAGGCGGTTGACCAGGAGCTCTAACTAGTTTATACTTGAAGGTGTTGTGTCCAGATTTTCCTTTCTCTACCCATGACTCTTTAATCTCATAGAGTCCATCATAAATATAGATCTTAGCATTATGAGAAGCCTCTTTCAAGCCCCTTATTACCCTAACTGCACTATCTCTACGCAAGCTCTTCTCCAAGGCAAGATTACCCCTTTCGAGCTTTTGGTCAGAAGATTGCTTATCTTTATCAGCATTACCACCCTGACCAGTATAAATCAAAACATCAGGATTACCTTCGTCATTATCATAATATCCAGATGAGACAATGCTAGTGGCGATAGGTTCTTCTTCCGTTTCTCCCTTGACAACCAGATAGTCAATCCCAGCCATTGATGGAGAATGCAACCCCACCAAACACATCTCAAACCTGAAGAAGAATACGTCCCCAATCTCAACACCAGGAACAATACCAGgtctttttttggtgtttgtcCGCACCCCTCTGCCCATACAAGTAGATCCTGATTTCAAATCAGGGCGTTTGATAATCCCACTAACTGCTTCCTTAGCATCCTCAAGTTGTGCAAACCTTCTTCTTAACGCATCAAACCGCATAAGAACACTCAACACCAACTCCCTATTGCCATTCTCTCTATCAGCCACATTAATCCCACTCTCGAAATTCATATTCTCAGGCCGAGAAATGGGACGCTTTTTAGGGATCCTTCTTTTCACAGTTGACCCCTCAAGTTCCGCGTTGCCATTAGACACATCAGGAGATCTAAATGACCTTAAAGGAGTAACCAACGAAGGCTCAGATGCATGCTGAGGAGGCTGCTGCTGATATACCGGTGGTGGATTCTGAGGCTGCTGATGTTGCGGTGGATACTGAGCTTGGTTAAGATCTGGTGTGTGCTGATTCGCTTGAGACGAACTAAACGGATAAAACGATGAGAACCCAGGAGGAAATGGTCCAAAAGGAGGAGCACACACAAAAGGCGGAGCTTGATTTCCACTGGGAAACACAGGTCTTAGAGTACGCAATGGTTTAATATCCAACACTCTCGTCTTATCAGTGTAGTGACCACCATTTCTTTCCATAGCTAAAAATCAAATTCCTTTGAATCTAATCCTCAATTCAAATTGATAATGAAACCCTTAAGCTATCAAAGATCTGGGTAAAGTAAAAAGTCCACCTTTTCTAAACACAACTACGAATCAGAGATCCTCAAAAGGCCAATTGCATGCACAGAGAAACAACCATCATTCCAGATTCAGAGATTacaataacaaagcaaaaagcttaaaactttcagaaagaagaaacctgaAAATACGCTTTTGGATAGATCACATTCACACACCCTTTTCAAGCTGCTTGCTCGCGAAATAGGGTTTccgaaaagagagagacagagagaaagagagggaaaCAAACAGGGAGATTTTGTTGTAGAAAAGTCGGGAAATTTCATTAACATTTTGGGTGTTTATTGACATCTCTGAGACTGTGACATCAATGACATCTGTAACTGTTAGAGAAGCTTAAAATCTAACCGTCGGATCTAAATTGatcttttttatctttttaccGTACAAAAGATCTTCTTATATGACTGGATAACCTGCGTAAGAGGTTGTTGCTTCTGTTTCATTCTCATCCTGTTTAGTGCATTCGTCAGTTTGTGATGTAATGACTTTTTTTCGGTTGCCGGTTTCACCCGTGTGTAAGATGTTGTCGTTTTCCTTTGTGAAATTTATCGTTCCACTCCCTAACTCTTGATTTCTCATAGTTTTGTGCCCAAACGTATATTCTTTATACATTAGGTCCAGATGTGTTTTTAACTCTATAATTGATCTAATTTCATATTACGGGATTGCTCAATAACCAAGCTTTGATTATTCCGAATTTGATTAACAGATActctattttcaaaaacatacTTCTATGGACATATTCGcatatttatcaaataatttcttgattttatttttctctaaatagCAGTCTccaataaagaagagaaaatttatCGGTTTAAGTCACAAATTATTTCATTTCCAGTCACcactaaacataaattacaaataagacgatattaatatatatggatGCGGATCTCAAGATatgcttttttattaatgataatatataaaaagtacaacaaacaaaatgttcGGTATCTTTTTCATTCataacaaagatcaaagaaCTCAAAATTCACAAACTTAACACTTAATAAGCGTAgccacacacacacaagacATGAAATGAAAAGAGCAGTTAATATaagacaaaaacattaacacaatcttaagaaaagagatgtgttttattaattgtttgtttactcGATGGCACTAAACTCCTCGATCATATTCTTCTTACCACGGTTGTTCATGATCGCGTGAATCTTGGAGCAGTTACAAGGCATAAACATGCATCCACGAGTACCATTAACCCCGGGCGTGGTCGGACCACCGAGCTTACGTGCGATCACAACCGAGTTAACCACGTCATCGGTTGGATGATAGATGGTCAAGAGTTGAAAGCCTTTGAGATCAGACGAGTCAACGATTGGATATAAGAAAGCTCTGAGAGCATGAGCACTCCTTAGCATAAGAACAGCTCCAGGAGCCATGTGTTTCTCCAAGTGCTCGATGGCTTTGACCTTTGACTCTTTGTCCATCCCTACAAGCGCCGCTAAGAAAACGACGTCATATTGGTCAAGGCCTTCGGTTGCGTTTAGTACGTCCGTTGTGTGGAAGATCATGCGTTTTGAGAGGTCCGGGTCGCGAGAGACGAGGTTTGAAGCGAGTGTGTTTGCGTGTGAGTCGATGTCAAAGTTGTGGAACGTCGTGTTGGGGAGGTGAAACTTGGCCAATACGATGGATGTGAGAGGCATCGGACCCGAACCCACGAAGGCAATCTTGGTGGGGACATGGCTTGAGTGTTGGCTCAGGAGATCGAACTCGAGCTTGCCTAGCTTGAGGTAGTTGGAGTAGTAAGGAAAGATGTGTAAATGGTCAAGTGGGTTTTGGTCTTCTTGTAAAGATCCCAAAATTGTGGAGAAGTGTTGCTCTAAATAACCTTCGGCTTCACCACAAAGCTTGATGAGATTAGCTCTCATGTCTTTGACTTCTTCACACATATTTGTGACATCGATGTTTGTATCCGTGGGTAAGCACGTGGACACGAGTTGTCCGAACAAAGTGTCGACATTTTTGGAAGGTTTTAAGCTCTTGAGCTTTGAGATTTGGTCGTACAAGTCGATGATTTGCTTCACAACGAGATTGTTTTGGCAAGCCATATCGACACTATGAGGTTATTTCAGGGGAGAAGAtaagtaataataatcttttttagaCTTTGAACAAATTTTGTGTTGTGGCTTTAACCCTCGCTAAGGGTCGTTATTTATTGGCACTCGTGGGGTCAATTCTTGGCTGAAATTATTTATCTATCAATGATTCGATTCATATACGTTATGAATAATAAGTGGTGGATCTCGTTTATAATGCAATAACTTCAAATTAAGATTAGCAATTCATCGATCTCTAGATTCTCTACACacataattatattcaaattttatactTAGTTTAGACGTATAAAGAAATGGTAAGACTGTAGATGGTTAAAActtgattgttttatttatcagtacaaatttttttatatatatcttataagTTATGTTTTGATGTATCTCGATTTATTTATCAGTTAATATAAGCATGCATCTAACATTATAGATAATCTATATAATCAGGTGATAAACAGAGtattttatctatattttgaAGTATCTATTTGCATAATCAACATTTTATAAtatggcaaaaaaaataataaaaaaaaatcaacatgtTATACATGATTACTGCAAATACATACATTCATAAATAATTGTGCTAACCATTCCAAACTAAAAGCCTTTACCCACATGGCATGATCCACGACTTGGATAACCATATATTTGCGAATGTTAATAAAACATGTAATATgcataaaactttttttcagTTATATCGTTCATTATTATAAGATCATGAACGGTATGTTATATGAGCCTCCTGGAATTAGGTTATCATAACCCTTCCCGAACCATGAACAGTCCATATTGCGGCTACGAAGTATACAAGATGTGGACAAGCCTCAAAGGATCTCTTATCTCTCCTACTTCTCTTCTATTCGGACCTCAAAAACTTAATTCATATAATTTCTAATATTATCGTTAATTCATATTACGAGATAACGTATTGTATATAGAGTTGGTAAATGGTAATTAATTAAGGCATGTCTCAGAACATTGAAAAGTCACCATGGAaatttatcataatatattaaatactatatttataagaaatatgATTAGTTtgatatcatattatatagcGTTGAATTAGAAACACTCGTCAATATTAGATTCCGTTCACTCCCATGCTTTGTTGGGGATAAATCTCAATTGGAATTCCGTCGGGCTCTAGACTTCCGCTATATTTAATCTCAATTCCGTTCACTCCCATGGTTTATATCATTCCAACCTACATATTAATTGGAATATGTTTTGATAATAAATTGATGTTGCATATATACattgatttatatttatatatcagtGTCTCTTGCTTAAAATGAATAGCCAATTTGACGTCCTTCTCAACGTATGTTGACATACATGAtcctaaaaaaacaaaatgcgATTTTGTTTTCAGACATCAAATCAAGCACACTACAGTAAACATCTTGTTGAAATGCTTTACATGATCCTGATTGTTTCGTTTGCTTTTGATATCCCTACTGTTTTTGATATTAGATGTATTGGTTACATCTTGTTTATTGAAGttgaaccaaaataaaagaaagatatattgGTTACAAGTCTTCATTtacattaattgtttttgtttttgtgtttacgTTTAGAGTTTAcattagttattatttttcacTAGTTTCTctactattattttttatttttgtcaaccacTAGTTTCtctatttgaatttattttttcttttgtctattTATAGTAATCTCAAAAACCATAAATACAACAGAAACCCGAAAAAAACAATGAGTGTGTTAGTAAGTTTTAAACTAACAAGTGCTTGTCAAGTGGTCAACACTCAACAGAACAAAGATTTGCATCCACTAATCAAGACGTTTACCAACACGTCgatttcaacaaaataaaaaaaaaataaaaaaaacttagtaTCAAGgccaaaaaaaaggatatcttgctcatttattttacaaattagGTTATCTATTGACCACTTATCAAGTGTTTTTCGTATCAAATAACGTCTTCACGGTATCCAACGTTAGGTTAATACGTATTGAAGGTGGCCTTACCTATCAAAGTGTTCGAATCTTTGTAGGATCGGGtccaaacacaaacaatatTTGACGCTTTACAATTTACATAAAATAGAGTTCTATGGGGTGATTAGTAGTTTCCTTTAATCAAAATCATACATGACGTAAAACATTTTGCTAAAAGTATAAGTGATCATTtaactctatatatttaaCTGATCTAtaacctgtttttttttttcttggtgcAGGACTTCATCGACAATGGATCTTGCTAAAACCAATTCCGTTCCTCGTTTTAGAGGGATTGGCTCTTAGACAGAATTTTCAGATTTAAGCGTTTAAGGTGACGTTAGACTATGTATGAAAAACCACCAATAATTTACATTGTGCTCGTCACTACTTTCGTTACAAAACTCATAGACCATTATAATATTGAGTGAAAGTACTATAAGGaacatacatatatgattTGGATCCCACCTAGGGAAggatatatactatataataaatatataaataattcatTATGATGaatttctcaaacaaaatgtATCATTTTGTTTGACGAGTATAtgtgtaaaatataaaataaagagaatcTTACACGCCAAATTGtaagattttttataaaaaaaacgaaagaagaCAATTTCTATATTTCATCACTTCTAGttctacatatattatatatggatTTCAAAGCTTCATTGAAACCAGCAGAATTCTACAATCGAATGAATGGCTTAgtgagaaaataatataaaaagagtAATGACTACTATTATTAAATCAAATCTTATTAACTTTAATTATAATGATGCATATAAACAGGAAGATCgatcttaaaataaaataaaacgaGAAAGATACTAACATATACACAAAGAAACATGAGAAGCACTCGCAATGTTAACGATCAAATTATTCATCTTAGTGCCTCCCAcgcaaaatatatatttgtgcCGCgtaaaatcaagtttaatcattcactttaattaaaaatacaaatcgtCGACTCTTATATATCCTCTCTACAAGAGTAAACAGATAAcatcaaaaacatttgatCACACAAAACTTCAATATCTCACAAACGAGAGGCCGGTTAGGAggaaattacaaaaatgtcCTCCTACGGCAGACTCGACGAGCATGAGCAAGCGAAACTTGAGGCAAGTCggaagacaaagaagagaattgCCATCATCGCTATATCTTCCATCGTTCTCGTCTGCATTGTCGTCGGAGCCGTCGTTGGAACCACAGCTCGCGATAACAGCAAGAAACCACCGACGGAGAATAACGGAGAGCCAATATCAGTCTCCGTGAAAGCCCTGTGCGACGTGACATtgcacaaagaaaaatgtttcgAGACCCTTGGATCGGCTCCAAACGCGAGCCGATCAAGCCCAGAGGAGCTTTTCAAGTACGCCGTCAAAGTCACCATCACGGAGCTCTCGAAAGTTCTCGACGGATTCTCCAACGGCGAACACATGGATAACGCCACGTCAGCAGCAATGGGGGCTTGCGTGGAGCTTATCGGGCTAGCCGTTGATCAACTCAACGAAACAATGACGTCGTCCTTGAAGAACTTTGACGATCTAAGGACGTGGCTTAGCTCCGTGGGAACGTACCAAGAAACGTGTATGGATGCGTTAGTGGAAGCGAACAAACCAAGTTTAACGACTTTCGGAGAAAACCATTTGAAAAACTCGACGGAGATGACTAGCAATGCGTTAGCGATCATAACGTGGCTAGGGAAAATCGCTGACACCGTTAAGTTTAGACGACGTCGTTTGTTGGAGACTGGTAACGCCAAAGTCGTTGTAGCTGACTTGCCGATGATGGAAGGTCGGAGACTTTTGGAGAGTGgtgatttgaagaagaaagcgaCTATCGTGGTGGCTAAAGACGGGTCGGGGAAATATCGGACGATTGGTGAGGCTTTAGCGGAAGTGGAGGAGAAGAATGAGAAACCTACGATTATATATGTGAAGAAAGGAGTTTATTTAGAGAATGTTAGGGTTGAGAAGACGAAATGGAATGTTGTGATGGTTGGAGATGGACAAAGTAAGACTATCGTCTCTGCTGGACTCAACTTCATCGATGGAACCCCCACTTTCGAAACCGCCACATTTGGTaagtacatatatacaagtgattttttttgtcctaACGAaaagtttttgtgtttgtgtagcATACTAAAATACTAGTatattctataaaaaaaaagaagattgatttatttttccttgtaaTGTTTTAGCTGTGTTTGGAAAGGGGTTCATGGCTAGGGACATGGGCTTCATTAACACAGCTGGTCCAGCTAAGCATCAAGCCGTAGCTCTAATGGTAAGCGCAGACTTATCTGTGTTCTACAAGTGCACCATGGACGCTTTCCAAGATACAATGTACGCTCATGCACAACGTCAGTTTTACCGTGATTGTGTTATCCTCGGAACCgttgattttatatttggaaACGCTGCGGTTGTATTCCAAAAGTGCGAGATCTTGCCTCGTCGTCCTATGAAAGGCCAGCAGAATACAATAACCGCTCAGGGCCGGAAAGATCCGAACCAAAACACAGGAATTTCTATCCACAATTGTACTATCAAGCCTTTGGATAACTTAACCGATATCCAAACATTCCTAGGCCGGCCTTGGAAGGATTTCTCTACAACGGTTATCATGAAGTCGTTCATGGACAAATTCATCAACCCGAAAGGGTGGTTACCGTGGACAGGAGATACCGCGCCAGACACGATCTTTTACGCCGAGTACTTAAATTCCGGGCCAGGAGCATCGACCAAGAACCGGGTTAAGTGGCAAGGGTTGAAGACGTCTTTAACAAAGAAGGAAGCAAATAAGTTTACGGTGAAACCTTTTATAGACGGCAATAAC includes:
- the SUVH1 gene encoding SU(VAR)3-9 homolog 1 (SU(VAR)3-9 homolog 1 (SUVH1); CONTAINS InterPro DOMAIN/s: SRA-YDG (InterPro:IPR003105), SET domain (InterPro:IPR001214), Pre-SET zinc-binding sub-group (InterPro:IPR003606), Post-SET domain (InterPro:IPR003616), Pre-SET domain (InterPro:IPR007728); BEST Arabidopsis thaliana protein match is: SU(VAR)3-9 homolog 3 (TAIR:AT1G73100.1); Has 4151 Blast hits to 3953 proteins in 385 species: Archae - 0; Bacteria - 260; Metazoa - 2116; Fungi - 479; Plants - 984; Viruses - 5; Other Eukaryotes - 307 (source: NCBI BLink).), with the protein product MERNGGHYTDKTRVLDIKPLRTLRPVFPSGNQAPPFVCAPPFGPFPPGFSSFYPFSSSQANQHTPDLNQAQYPPQHQQPQNPPPVYQQQPPQHASEPSLVTPLRSFRSPDVSNGNAELEGSTVKRRIPKKRPISRPENMNFESGINVADRENGNRELVLSVLMRFDALRRRFAQLEDAKEAVSGIIKRPDLKSGSTCMGRGVRTNTKKRPGIVPGVEIGDVFFFRFEMCLVGLHSPSMAGIDYLVVKGETEEEPIATSIVSSGYYDNDEGNPDVLIYTGQGGNADKDKQSSDQKLERGNLALEKSLRRDSAVRVIRGLKEASHNAKIYIYDGLYEIKESWVEKGKSGHNTFKYKLVRAPGQPPAFASWTAIQKWKTGVPSRQGLILPDMTSGVESIPVSLVNEVDTDNGPAYFTYSTTVKYSESFKLMQPSFGCDCANLCKPGNLDCHCIRKNGGDFPYTGNGILVSRKPMIYECSPSCPCSTCKNKVTQMGVKVRLEVFKTANRGWGLRSWDAIRAGSFICIYVGEAKDKSKVQQTMANDDYTFDTTNVYNPFKWNYEPGLADEDACEEMSEESEIPLPLIISAKNVGNVARFMNHSCSPNVFWQPVSYENNSQLFVHVAFFAISHIPPMTELTYDYGVSRPSGTQNGNPLYGKRKCFCGSAYCRGSFG
- the NAS1 gene encoding nicotianamine synthase 1 (nicotianamine synthase 1 (NAS1); CONTAINS InterPro DOMAIN/s: Nicotianamine synthase (InterPro:IPR004298); BEST Arabidopsis thaliana protein match is: nicotianamine synthase 2 (TAIR:AT5G56080.1); Has 1807 Blast hits to 1807 proteins in 277 species: Archae - 0; Bacteria - 0; Metazoa - 736; Fungi - 347; Plants - 385; Viruses - 0; Other Eukaryotes - 339 (source: NCBI BLink).) encodes the protein MACQNNLVVKQIIDLYDQISKLKSLKPSKNVDTLFGQLVSTCLPTDTNIDVTNMCEEVKDMRANLIKLCGEAEGYLEQHFSTILGSLQEDQNPLDHLHIFPYYSNYLKLGKLEFDLLSQHSSHVPTKIAFVGSGPMPLTSIVLAKFHLPNTTFHNFDIDSHANTLASNLVSRDPDLSKRMIFHTTDVLNATEGLDQYDVVFLAALVGMDKESKVKAIEHLEKHMAPGAVLMLRSAHALRAFLYPIVDSSDLKGFQLLTIYHPTDDVVNSVVIARKLGGPTTPGVNGTRGCMFMPCNCSKIHAIMNNRGKKNMIEEFSAIE
- a CDS encoding Plant invertase/pectin methylesterase inhibitor superfamily (Plant invertase/pectin methylesterase inhibitor superfamily; FUNCTIONS IN: enzyme inhibitor activity, pectinesterase activity; INVOLVED IN: cell wall modification; LOCATED IN: cell wall, plant-type cell wall; EXPRESSED IN: flower, root; CONTAINS InterPro DOMAIN/s: Pectinesterase, active site (InterPro:IPR018040), Pectin lyase fold/virulence factor (InterPro:IPR011050), Pectinesterase, catalytic (InterPro:IPR000070), Pectinesterase inhibitor (InterPro:IPR006501), Pectin lyase fold (InterPro:IPR012334); BEST Arabidopsis thaliana protein match is: root hair specific 12 (TAIR:AT3G10710.1); Has 1807 Blast hits to 1807 proteins in 277 species: Archae - 0; Bacteria - 0; Metazoa - 736; Fungi - 347; Plants - 385; Viruses - 0; Other Eukaryotes - 339 (source: NCBI BLink).), whose protein sequence is MSSYGRLDEHEQAKLEASRKTKKRIAIIAISSIVLVCIVVGAVVGTTARDNSKKPPTENNGEPISVSVKALCDVTLHKEKCFETLGSAPNASRSSPEELFKYAVKVTITELSKVLDGFSNGEHMDNATSAAMGACVELIGLAVDQLNETMTSSLKNFDDLRTWLSSVGTYQETCMDALVEANKPSLTTFGENHLKNSTEMTSNALAIITWLGKIADTVKFRRRRLLETGNAKVVVADLPMMEGRRLLESGDLKKKATIVVAKDGSGKYRTIGEALAEVEEKNEKPTIIYVKKGVYLENVRVEKTKWNVVMVGDGQSKTIVSAGLNFIDGTPTFETATFAVFGKGFMARDMGFINTAGPAKHQAVALMVSADLSVFYKCTMDAFQDTMYAHAQRQFYRDCVILGTVDFIFGNAAVVFQKCEILPRRPMKGQQNTITAQGRKDPNQNTGISIHNCTIKPLDNLTDIQTFLGRPWKDFSTTVIMKSFMDKFINPKGWLPWTGDTAPDTIFYAEYLNSGPGASTKNRVKWQGLKTSLTKKEANKFTVKPFIDGNNWLPATKVPFNSDF